Proteins from one Chroococcidiopsis sp. CCMEE 29 genomic window:
- a CDS encoding Rne/Rng family ribonuclease, giving the protein MPKQIIIAEQHHIAAVFSEDQIQELVVATGRHQIGDIYLGIVENVLPGIDAAFVNMGDPERNGFIHVTDLGPLKLKRTAGAITELLAPQQKVLVQVMKEPTGNKGPRLTGNITLPSRYVVLMPFGRGVNLSQRIKNENERNRLRALAILVKPAGMGLLVRTEAEGKPEEAIIEDLEIIQKQWEVIQQEAQSTRPPALLNRDDDFIQRVLRDMYGSDVNRIVVDSSTGLKRVKQYLTNWSGGQAPQGLLIDHHRDRTPILEYFRINAAIREALKPRVDLPSGGYVIIEPTEALTVIDVNSGSFTRSATARETVLWTNCEAATEIARQLRLRNLAGVIIVDFIDMESRRDQLQVLEHFNKALRADKARPQIAQLSELGLVELTRKRQGQNLYELFSRTCPTCGGLGHVVHLPGEPETRERDFVGTPRERVERAVGDMADLPVPLPTRESPRTPAPRLVESRETYEELETAFNADSDNNLQDLDLLNHPSYQELGDANNNRRRRRRRIEIGEGVGKDETRMPSRLALVNERESELDPEPELPTTPEVILPATGKANWIDKERTKPTKPEPVKSVEPPEIVHVEMTPEEQEVYAEMGVSPLVRLNYAVKNPKSVILSITLPGELPPGSSSSESGTLASESPVEFNTAQSNSTILADNPTSEYLPETLASDTESVAVVAESEATRNMPINRRRRRRTGGTENSSEE; this is encoded by the coding sequence AGGACGTCACCAGATTGGTGATATTTACCTAGGTATTGTTGAAAACGTATTGCCTGGGATAGATGCCGCTTTTGTCAACATGGGTGACCCGGAACGCAACGGTTTTATTCATGTGACCGACTTAGGACCGTTGAAGCTGAAGCGGACTGCCGGGGCAATTACAGAATTGTTGGCACCGCAGCAGAAAGTTCTGGTGCAAGTCATGAAGGAGCCAACAGGAAATAAGGGACCAAGGCTCACAGGTAACATTACCTTGCCCAGCCGCTATGTAGTGCTGATGCCGTTCGGACGGGGTGTAAATTTATCCCAGCGAATCAAAAATGAAAATGAACGTAATCGTTTGCGAGCTTTGGCTATCCTAGTTAAACCGGCTGGCATGGGTTTGCTAGTTCGCACAGAAGCAGAGGGAAAGCCAGAAGAAGCAATCATTGAAGATCTAGAAATTATCCAAAAACAATGGGAAGTGATTCAGCAGGAGGCACAATCCACGCGACCGCCGGCACTGCTGAACCGCGACGACGATTTTATTCAGCGCGTACTGCGAGATATGTACGGTTCAGATGTGAATCGGATCGTAGTAGATTCCAGCACGGGACTGAAGCGGGTGAAGCAGTACTTGACGAACTGGAGTGGAGGTCAGGCACCGCAAGGGTTATTGATTGACCATCACCGCGATCGTACTCCAATTTTGGAGTACTTCCGCATCAATGCTGCAATTCGAGAAGCTCTGAAGCCAAGGGTTGATTTGCCTTCTGGAGGCTATGTCATCATTGAACCAACTGAAGCCTTGACAGTGATTGATGTCAACTCCGGCTCCTTTACCCGTTCTGCCACTGCTAGAGAAACTGTTCTGTGGACAAACTGCGAGGCAGCAACAGAAATTGCTCGGCAACTGCGTCTACGGAATCTGGCGGGTGTGATCATTGTGGATTTCATTGACATGGAATCGCGTAGAGACCAGTTACAAGTGCTAGAACACTTTAACAAAGCGCTGAGAGCGGACAAAGCCAGACCCCAAATCGCTCAACTATCTGAGCTGGGTTTGGTAGAACTAACCCGTAAGCGCCAAGGTCAGAACCTTTACGAACTATTTAGTCGCACCTGCCCCACCTGTGGAGGACTAGGGCACGTGGTGCATTTGCCTGGTGAGCCTGAAACGCGGGAGCGCGATTTTGTGGGAACGCCACGAGAACGGGTAGAGCGAGCGGTTGGAGATATGGCAGATTTGCCTGTACCACTGCCGACGAGAGAATCTCCTCGCACGCCAGCTCCCCGACTTGTAGAATCACGCGAAACCTATGAAGAACTGGAGACAGCTTTCAACGCTGACTCAGACAATAACCTGCAAGACCTCGATCTGCTGAATCACCCTAGCTATCAAGAGCTTGGAGATGCGAACAACAATCGCCGCCGCCGCCGCCGTCGGATAGAGATAGGCGAGGGTGTTGGTAAAGATGAGACGCGGATGCCTTCTCGGTTGGCTTTGGTAAATGAACGAGAGTCGGAACTCGATCCCGAACCGGAACTACCAACAACGCCAGAAGTGATTTTGCCAGCGACTGGTAAAGCCAATTGGATTGACAAAGAACGAACGAAGCCCACTAAGCCGGAGCCAGTGAAATCTGTAGAACCACCGGAAATTGTTCATGTAGAAATGACACCGGAGGAACAGGAAGTTTACGCTGAAATGGGTGTTTCTCCTCTAGTGCGCTTGAATTATGCAGTCAAAAATCCCAAATCTGTAATTTTAAGTATTACACTGCCTGGAGAACTTCCACCGGGTAGTAGTTCGAGTGAAAGCGGGACGCTTGCCTCTGAATCGCCTGTAGAATTCAACACTGCTCAATCCAACAGCACGATACTAGCAGACAACCCAACCTCAGAATATCTCCCGGAAACACTTGCTTCTGACACTGAATCGGTTGCTGTCGTGGCTGAGAGTGAAGCAACTAGAAACATGCCGATCAATCGTCGGCGTCGCCGTCGGACTGGTGGGACTGAAAACAGTAGTGAAGAGTAG